Proteins encoded in a region of the Flammeovirga yaeyamensis genome:
- a CDS encoding endonuclease V produces the protein MKEERDKEQEAMAAQVKIFPDGEFKLKFKDEDAVCSMDVAYTEDCAFVSCDIMRGKTGEWINTFVTMHELPTTPYQSGYFAYYEGPLLLECLQILNKKLKLTPSLVIVDGHGLAHPRKFGIACWLGLKIDIPTIGVAKKPMIPHQIELGTGKFSIAPLLLDEEVVGVAFRSNKGVKPIYISPGHLISLDASIYWIKKFHGDYRIFEPIRRADQAVRKAAKGEFGDYEFIDE, from the coding sequence ATGAAAGAAGAAAGAGATAAGGAACAAGAGGCGATGGCCGCCCAAGTAAAGATTTTTCCTGATGGAGAGTTTAAGCTAAAGTTCAAAGATGAAGATGCAGTGTGTAGTATGGATGTGGCCTACACAGAAGATTGTGCTTTTGTATCCTGCGACATCATGAGGGGAAAAACTGGTGAATGGATCAATACGTTTGTGACCATGCACGAGTTACCAACCACCCCTTATCAATCTGGATATTTTGCCTATTACGAAGGTCCACTATTATTGGAGTGTCTTCAGATATTGAATAAAAAACTAAAACTAACACCTTCTTTAGTTATTGTTGATGGACATGGTTTAGCACATCCTAGAAAGTTTGGGATTGCCTGTTGGCTAGGATTAAAAATTGATATTCCAACTATCGGGGTAGCAAAGAAACCCATGATTCCACATCAAATAGAATTGGGTACGGGCAAGTTTAGCATTGCACCCTTACTACTTGATGAAGAAGTGGTAGGTGTAGCTTTCCGATCAAACAAAGGAGTAAAACCAATTTATATATCACCCGGACATTTAATTAGTTTGGATGCCAGTATTTATTGGATTAAGAAGTTCCATGGTGATTATAGAATTTTTGAGCCTATAAGAAGAGCCGATCAAGCCGTTAGGAAAGCAGCAAAAGGAGAGTTTGGAGACTACGAATTTATTGATGAATAA
- a CDS encoding L-rhamnose/proton symporter RhaT translates to MQQNPIIGTLLHAVGGVSASTCYVPFQKVKQWNWNSYWLIQAAFAWFIFPLVIGYITVPNLWEVFAESPTEVIFNAFLLGTIYGFGGMCFGYAIKEIGYSLTYTISIGISAILGTIVPLIMHGELISKFYEPGGNIIYLGMFISLIGIGLCGVSGYRKEKDLKELNIDTADQPSFNMKKGFMLTLVAGVLSAVFGISLEVGAPIAEIAGKHGAGYFEGNANLMLSTMGAFATNLVWFVVVGIRQKTLKEIVDVKGLGSKTISTNFFMSILSGALWYGQFFFYNMAHVRMGDFKFASWVIHMSMLIFFSYILGIIMKEWSQVSKRTYNTLLFALGILIISFLTMTYGSSMGTAAMGH, encoded by the coding sequence ATGCAGCAAAATCCAATAATCGGTACCTTATTACATGCAGTAGGCGGCGTTTCAGCTTCTACTTGTTATGTACCATTTCAGAAAGTGAAGCAATGGAATTGGAATTCCTATTGGCTGATTCAAGCGGCTTTCGCTTGGTTTATTTTCCCATTAGTTATTGGTTACATTACAGTACCTAATTTATGGGAAGTATTCGCTGAATCTCCAACAGAAGTAATCTTCAACGCTTTTCTATTGGGTACGATTTACGGATTCGGAGGCATGTGTTTTGGATATGCGATTAAGGAAATTGGATACTCTCTAACGTATACTATTTCTATTGGAATATCCGCCATTTTAGGAACAATCGTTCCATTAATTATGCATGGCGAATTGATCTCGAAATTCTACGAGCCAGGTGGCAACATTATTTATTTAGGTATGTTCATTTCTCTGATTGGCATCGGGCTTTGTGGAGTTTCGGGTTATCGTAAAGAAAAAGATCTTAAAGAATTAAATATCGATACTGCTGATCAACCTTCTTTTAATATGAAGAAGGGATTTATGCTCACTTTAGTTGCAGGTGTACTTTCGGCCGTATTTGGCATCTCTTTAGAAGTAGGTGCTCCAATTGCTGAAATCGCTGGAAAACACGGGGCTGGCTATTTCGAAGGCAATGCCAATCTGATGTTGTCGACTATGGGTGCATTTGCTACTAACCTTGTTTGGTTTGTAGTTGTCGGTATCAGACAAAAGACACTAAAAGAAATTGTCGACGTAAAAGGGTTAGGCTCAAAAACGATCAGTACCAACTTTTTCATGTCCATTTTAAGTGGTGCATTATGGTACGGACAATTCTTCTTCTACAACATGGCACATGTGAGAATGGGCGATTTCAAATTCGCCAGTTGGGTAATCCACATGTCTATGCTCATCTTCTTCAGTTACATTTTGGGAATTATCATGAAAGAATGGTCACAGGTAAGCAAGCGTACTTACAATACTTTGCTTTTTGCATTGGGCATACTCATCATTTCTTTCCTCACTATGACTTACGGAAGTAGCATGGGAACGGCTGCTATGGGACATTAA
- a CDS encoding CaiB/BaiF CoA transferase family protein gives MTNSKPLEGLLVLEFCQFLAGPSAGLRLADLGARVIKIERPNHGEAGRQIAIKNLRVDGSSLVFHTLNRNKESYAANLKDAEDLQKVKELIAKADVMTHNFRPGVMEKIGLDYTTVKAINPQLVYATVTGYGTEGPWSAKPGQDLLVQCMSGLAHLTGDKNDGPTPFGLAVADIITGSHMAQGILAALLRSAKTNKGALVEVSLLESMLDFQFEVITTYLNDGNKLPQRAEKGSGHAYLSAPYGVYATKDSHISLAMGGFDKLVELLDTNLLKGYSEEETFTKRDEIMNTLRDILSEKTTQEWLDLFEPTGIWCSAVLDYEQLIQHEAYKVLEMDQKLSLDTGEFIHTTRCPIRLNDERIFASKPAPRVGQDTDAIAKEFNL, from the coding sequence ATGACTAATTCAAAACCATTAGAGGGCCTTTTGGTGTTGGAGTTCTGTCAGTTTTTGGCAGGTCCATCAGCAGGATTGCGTTTGGCAGATTTGGGTGCTCGTGTCATCAAAATTGAGCGTCCGAATCATGGTGAAGCTGGACGTCAGATTGCCATAAAGAATTTAAGAGTGGATGGAAGCAGCTTGGTTTTCCATACTCTCAATAGAAATAAAGAATCTTACGCAGCCAATTTAAAGGATGCAGAAGATCTACAAAAGGTAAAAGAACTAATTGCAAAAGCAGATGTAATGACTCATAATTTCCGTCCCGGAGTGATGGAAAAAATTGGGTTGGATTATACTACTGTGAAAGCAATTAATCCCCAATTAGTGTACGCAACGGTTACAGGATATGGTACTGAAGGTCCTTGGTCTGCTAAACCCGGACAGGACCTTCTAGTACAATGTATGTCGGGATTGGCACATCTTACCGGAGATAAAAACGATGGACCTACTCCTTTTGGGCTGGCTGTCGCTGACATCATCACGGGATCGCACATGGCACAAGGTATTTTAGCCGCTTTGCTTAGAAGTGCCAAAACCAATAAAGGTGCTTTAGTAGAAGTTAGCTTATTGGAATCTATGCTTGATTTTCAATTTGAAGTAATCACTACCTATCTAAACGATGGAAATAAACTTCCTCAAAGAGCAGAAAAAGGATCTGGACATGCTTACCTAAGTGCTCCTTATGGAGTGTATGCTACAAAAGATAGTCATATTTCTTTAGCAATGGGCGGCTTCGATAAACTAGTTGAATTACTTGATACCAACCTATTAAAAGGATATTCTGAAGAAGAAACTTTTACGAAGCGTGATGAGATCATGAATACGCTTCGTGATATACTTTCAGAGAAAACCACTCAAGAATGGTTGGACCTATTTGAACCTACTGGCATTTGGTGTTCAGCAGTTCTCGACTACGAGCAATTGATACAACACGAGGCTTATAAAGTCTTAGAAATGGATCAAAAACTATCGCTTGATACAGGTGAGTTTATTCATACTACACGTTGCCCTATCCGCTTAAATGATGAGAGAATATTTGCGTCGAAACCGGCTCCTAGAGTGGGTCAAGATACAGATGCGATTGCCAAAGAGTTTAACCTATAA
- the glgX gene encoding glycogen debranching protein GlgX, whose protein sequence is MSIKHSKGSSYPLGATVTDKGTNFCIYSKGATAIELLLFNDKDSPRPFHVIRLNPQTNKTFYYWHVFVEGIGHGQVYGYRAFGDFLPEKGAWFDGSKVLVDPYAKAVCMNDNYSRKAAIRPGDNCLHALKSIVIDDREYDWEDDKPLSRPYSKTIIYEMHVEGFTKDPSSGLNDEKRGTYAGLIEKIPYLQELGITAVELLPIYQFDPHDAPKNRINYWGYSPINFFAPHSLYAMDQKDPTAPVREFKDMVKALHKAGIEVILDVVYNHTTEVNPEEGPTINFKGLDASTYYILDRHNNYKFLDFSGCGNSFNANHSIVRRMIMDSLRYWVSEMHVDGFRFDLASVLSRDEYGNPSENPPILWEIESDPILAGTKMIAEAWDAAGLYQVGSFVGDRWSEWNGVYRDVLRRFVKGDDKLVGAFAGCVEGSHHVFQNQEERDPNRSINFITCHDGFTMNDLLSYNEKHNLANGEDNRDGSNDNFSWNHGHEGGTDNWEIEHLRKKQMKNFFTLLLLSQGTPMILMGDEVRRTQHGNNNAYCQNNDLSWFNWNDPNQHEDTLRFVKKLIQFNLKHEVFQTERFWSSKARARRPIITWHGCEFDYPDWNDNSHAIAYMLTSPNTGEQLYVMVNTYWEKLEFEIPEPTIYAQHTEWKGMIDTSKEAPEDIYEYDEAPIVTAGKMTLNPRSVVVLQSY, encoded by the coding sequence ATGAGTATAAAACACTCAAAAGGTAGCAGTTACCCATTAGGTGCTACGGTTACCGATAAAGGAACCAATTTTTGTATTTATTCGAAGGGTGCAACAGCTATTGAATTACTTTTATTTAATGACAAGGACAGTCCAAGACCTTTCCATGTTATTCGATTAAATCCACAAACAAACAAAACATTCTATTATTGGCACGTTTTCGTAGAAGGCATTGGTCATGGTCAGGTGTATGGCTATAGAGCATTTGGCGACTTCCTTCCTGAAAAAGGGGCTTGGTTCGACGGTAGTAAAGTATTGGTCGACCCCTATGCGAAAGCTGTGTGCATGAACGACAACTATTCTCGTAAAGCAGCCATCCGTCCGGGTGACAATTGCTTGCACGCATTAAAAAGTATTGTCATTGATGATAGAGAATACGATTGGGAAGATGATAAACCTTTATCTCGTCCGTATTCGAAGACCATTATCTATGAAATGCATGTAGAAGGATTTACTAAAGATCCATCTTCAGGTTTAAATGATGAAAAACGAGGTACTTATGCAGGTCTGATAGAAAAGATTCCTTACTTACAAGAGTTAGGAATTACGGCTGTAGAATTACTTCCAATTTATCAATTTGATCCACACGATGCGCCTAAAAACCGCATCAACTATTGGGGATATTCTCCAATTAACTTCTTTGCTCCTCACTCTTTATATGCCATGGATCAGAAAGATCCAACAGCACCTGTGAGAGAATTCAAAGACATGGTAAAGGCATTACACAAAGCAGGAATCGAAGTAATCCTTGATGTAGTGTACAACCATACAACCGAGGTTAATCCAGAAGAAGGTCCAACCATCAACTTTAAAGGTTTGGATGCTTCGACTTATTATATTTTAGATCGTCACAACAACTATAAATTCTTAGATTTCTCTGGTTGTGGTAACTCCTTTAACGCCAATCATTCCATCGTAAGAAGAATGATTATGGACTCCCTTCGTTATTGGGTATCGGAGATGCACGTTGACGGTTTCCGTTTCGATTTGGCTTCAGTACTTTCGAGAGACGAGTACGGTAATCCATCAGAAAACCCTCCAATTCTTTGGGAAATCGAGTCCGATCCAATTCTTGCTGGTACTAAAATGATTGCCGAAGCTTGGGATGCTGCTGGTTTATATCAAGTAGGATCGTTTGTTGGCGACCGTTGGTCAGAATGGAATGGAGTGTATAGAGATGTACTTCGTCGTTTTGTCAAAGGAGATGATAAGCTGGTAGGTGCTTTTGCAGGTTGTGTAGAAGGATCACATCACGTTTTCCAAAATCAAGAAGAAAGAGATCCTAACCGTAGTATCAACTTTATTACTTGTCATGATGGCTTTACCATGAACGATTTGCTGTCTTATAACGAGAAGCACAATTTAGCCAATGGCGAAGACAATAGAGATGGATCCAACGATAACTTCAGCTGGAACCACGGTCACGAAGGAGGAACTGATAATTGGGAAATCGAACATCTTCGTAAGAAGCAGATGAAAAACTTCTTCACTTTACTACTCCTTTCTCAAGGAACACCTATGATTTTAATGGGTGATGAAGTAAGAAGAACCCAACATGGTAACAATAACGCTTACTGTCAGAATAACGATCTAAGTTGGTTCAACTGGAACGATCCTAATCAACATGAGGATACTTTACGCTTTGTGAAAAAACTAATTCAGTTTAATCTAAAGCACGAGGTTTTCCAAACAGAGCGTTTCTGGAGTTCTAAAGCAAGAGCAAGAAGACCAATCATTACTTGGCATGGCTGCGAATTTGATTATCCAGATTGGAATGATAATTCCCACGCAATTGCTTATATGTTGACCTCTCCAAATACAGGAGAACAACTTTACGTGATGGTCAATACCTATTGGGAGAAATTAGAATTTGAAATTCCTGAACCTACCATTTATGCACAGCATACAGAATGGAAAGGTATGATTGATACAAGTAAAGAGGCTCCAGAAGATATTTACGAATATGATGAGGCGCCAATTGTAACAGCAGGCAAAATGACCCTGAACCCGAGATCAGTAGTGGTGTTGCAATCTTATTAA
- the murA gene encoding UDP-N-acetylglucosamine 1-carboxyvinyltransferase — protein sequence MSTGQGEFIVEGGHRLKGEITPQGAKNEALQILCAVLLTEEKVTIHNIPNIIDVMKLIDILKDFGVKVKKIGEGSFEFIAKDVNIDHLQTEEYSQKASKLRGSIMVLGPLLARFGKGKIPKPGGDKIGRRRLDTHFLGFKTLGAKFDYTKDGFFKIDATDLHGSYILLDEPSVTGTANVIMAAVMAKGKTTLYNAACEPYIQQLCKMLNRMGANITGHGSNLLTIEGVERLGGTTHTMLPDMIEIGSFIGLAAMTQSEITIKNCRIDELGQIPTVFKRLGIQMEFRGDDIFIPAQDSYQLDRFIDGSILTVADGPWPLFTPDLLSIVLVTAIQAKGTVLVHQKMFESRLFFVDKLIDMGAQIILNDPHRATVIGMNRQSNLKGIRMSSPDIRAGVALLIAALSAEGTSVISNIDQIDRGYQDIEGRLKALGAKIERR from the coding sequence ATGTCAACAGGACAAGGAGAATTTATAGTTGAAGGTGGTCACCGCTTAAAAGGCGAAATTACACCTCAAGGTGCAAAAAATGAGGCACTACAGATTTTGTGTGCCGTACTCTTAACGGAAGAAAAAGTAACTATACACAACATCCCCAATATTATTGATGTCATGAAACTGATTGACATCTTAAAAGATTTCGGGGTAAAAGTGAAAAAAATAGGAGAAGGATCTTTTGAGTTTATCGCTAAGGATGTAAATATTGATCATTTACAAACTGAAGAATATTCTCAAAAAGCTTCTAAACTACGTGGTTCTATCATGGTATTAGGACCATTATTAGCTCGTTTTGGTAAAGGTAAAATTCCTAAGCCGGGTGGAGATAAAATTGGACGTAGAAGATTAGATACTCACTTCTTAGGTTTCAAAACTTTAGGAGCAAAATTCGATTATACAAAAGACGGTTTCTTCAAAATTGATGCTACGGACCTTCATGGTTCATACATCTTACTAGACGAACCCTCTGTAACAGGTACTGCCAATGTAATTATGGCAGCTGTAATGGCAAAAGGGAAAACCACTCTTTACAACGCTGCTTGTGAACCATACATCCAACAATTATGTAAAATGTTGAACCGTATGGGGGCTAACATTACTGGACATGGATCGAATTTACTAACTATTGAAGGAGTAGAAAGATTGGGTGGAACAACTCACACAATGCTTCCGGATATGATTGAAATTGGTAGTTTCATTGGTTTAGCAGCCATGACTCAATCTGAAATCACCATCAAAAACTGTCGTATTGATGAGCTTGGACAAATTCCAACGGTATTTAAGCGTTTAGGTATCCAAATGGAATTTAGAGGAGATGATATCTTTATCCCTGCTCAGGATTCTTATCAATTAGACCGTTTTATCGATGGTTCTATCCTTACAGTGGCCGACGGCCCTTGGCCATTATTCACTCCCGATTTATTAAGTATTGTATTGGTAACTGCTATTCAAGCAAAAGGTACAGTGCTAGTACATCAGAAAATGTTCGAAAGTCGTTTGTTCTTCGTGGATAAGCTTATTGATATGGGTGCACAAATCATCCTGAACGATCCGCATAGAGCTACTGTTATTGGTATGAACAGACAGTCGAATTTAAAAGGAATCAGAATGAGTTCTCCTGATATTAGAGCAGGTGTAGCATTATTAATCGCTGCCTTATCTGCCGAAGGAACTTCTGTGATTTCCAACATTGATCAGATCGATCGTGGATATCAAGATATCGAAGGTCGTTTAAAGGCACTTGGTGCTAAAATAGAAAGACGTTAA
- a CDS encoding peroxiredoxin family protein, which yields MKKIITFILLMTLQVYSYAQEKDIYAKYGIKVETLQPGLNVGDTAPDFSGTDQNGEKIMLSEMVKDGPVIVNFFRGSWCPSCYKHLKSIRDSLDYIYDTGAKIVMVSPEEKESLDKFAVKKKFTFPMISDTDMSVMNNYKVTFEVTEKYQKKIKTFLMTDIAANNALHNASLPVPATYIVDKNMKIIAKQYNPQYSIRMSPTAMIEAINAEQ from the coding sequence ATGAAAAAGATTATCACTTTCATCTTATTGATGACCCTACAAGTTTACAGTTACGCCCAAGAAAAAGATATTTACGCTAAATACGGAATTAAAGTAGAGACTTTACAGCCTGGATTAAATGTAGGTGATACTGCCCCGGATTTTAGTGGCACTGACCAAAATGGGGAGAAAATTATGCTTTCAGAAATGGTAAAAGACGGTCCTGTTATCGTGAATTTCTTTAGAGGAAGTTGGTGTCCGTCTTGTTACAAACATCTTAAATCCATCAGAGATTCTTTAGATTACATTTATGATACAGGTGCTAAAATCGTCATGGTAAGCCCTGAAGAAAAAGAAAGTTTAGACAAATTTGCGGTAAAGAAAAAGTTTACTTTCCCTATGATATCAGATACTGATATGAGTGTAATGAACAACTACAAAGTAACTTTTGAAGTGACAGAAAAGTATCAGAAAAAAATCAAAACCTTTTTAATGACAGACATTGCAGCAAATAACGCATTACATAATGCTTCCCTGCCTGTTCCTGCCACATATATTGTCGATAAAAACATGAAAATTATCGCCAAACAATACAATCCTCAATACAGTATTCGTATGTCCCCTACAGCGATGATAGAAGCTATAAATGCTGAACAATAA
- a CDS encoding CaiB/BaiF CoA transferase family protein, giving the protein MLPLKDILVVDLSQFLSAPSATLRLADLGARVIKVERPETGDICRQLYVSNVMLNGESSVFRAINRNKESFQADLKSDIDKEKVLKLIAKADVLVHNFRPGVIERLGLDYDTVKEINPSIVYGDISGYGSEGPWSAKPGQDLLLQSLSGVTWLSGNADKGPVPMGIAIVDILAGAHLAQGIIASLIKRFKTNQGSKVSVSMLESILDFQFETITTYYHDGGEPTVRTASNNAHAYLGAPYGVYATKNGHLALAMGAIPVLGELLSCPSLTNYPEPDTWFTQRDEIKNILAEHLLTATTEHWLSILEPADIWCADVLNWDTLFKHDGFKALNMIQNVKMGDGFEYKTTRCPIKIDGEYLTSTLGSPSIGEHTQEILKELNAMDHEGKVENCCS; this is encoded by the coding sequence ATGCTTCCATTAAAAGATATATTAGTAGTTGATCTAAGCCAGTTTTTGTCTGCTCCATCGGCTACACTTCGATTGGCAGATCTTGGTGCGAGAGTCATCAAAGTAGAACGCCCCGAAACAGGTGATATCTGCCGTCAGCTTTATGTTTCCAATGTAATGCTCAATGGTGAGTCTTCCGTTTTTAGAGCGATCAATAGAAATAAAGAGAGTTTTCAAGCCGATTTAAAATCGGATATCGATAAAGAAAAAGTACTGAAACTAATTGCTAAAGCAGATGTTTTGGTCCACAATTTCAGACCGGGAGTCATCGAACGTTTAGGGTTGGATTATGATACGGTTAAAGAAATAAATCCTTCGATTGTTTACGGTGATATTTCTGGATATGGTTCCGAAGGTCCATGGTCAGCTAAGCCTGGGCAAGATCTATTGCTTCAATCGTTATCAGGTGTTACGTGGTTAAGTGGTAATGCCGATAAAGGGCCGGTACCTATGGGTATTGCCATTGTTGATATTTTGGCGGGAGCTCACTTGGCTCAAGGTATCATCGCTTCATTAATCAAAAGATTCAAAACCAATCAAGGAAGTAAAGTATCGGTAAGCATGTTGGAGTCGATTTTAGATTTCCAATTCGAAACGATCACGACCTATTATCACGATGGTGGTGAACCTACTGTAAGAACCGCAAGCAATAATGCACACGCTTATTTAGGCGCTCCTTATGGGGTTTATGCTACTAAAAATGGACATTTAGCCCTAGCTATGGGTGCTATCCCAGTATTGGGAGAACTACTTAGTTGTCCGTCTTTAACCAACTATCCTGAACCTGATACTTGGTTTACACAAAGAGATGAAATCAAGAATATTCTGGCTGAACATTTACTTACTGCAACCACAGAACATTGGCTTTCTATTCTAGAACCTGCCGATATCTGGTGTGCAGATGTTTTGAATTGGGATACCCTTTTCAAGCACGATGGTTTCAAAGCCCTCAACATGATTCAGAATGTAAAAATGGGCGATGGATTCGAGTACAAAACCACTCGTTGTCCTATTAAAATTGATGGAGAATACCTCACATCAACTTTAGGATCTCCATCAATTGGAGAACATACTCAGGAAATTTTGAAAGAATTAAACGCTATGGATCATGAAGGAAAAGTTGAGAATTGCTGTTCGTAA
- a CDS encoding extracellular solute-binding protein, with translation MKKLKGITWNHSRGFTSIVAVSQRFEELYPDVQISWEKRSLQAFADEPIDQLAERYDFLIIDHPWAGFAARTQVIMPLDTLLPQAFMKDLEENTVGRSHESYAYNNHQWALAIDAATPVASSRPDLFEKEGLKFPETWDDLVELSKTGKVAIPGIPQDTLMSFYMVCSTLGENVCETKDYVVSEEIGLKALEMLRDLGENIKEESYDWNPIKVCEAMTKTDDYVYAPFGYGYTNYSREGYARVPLKYHDLVAINNQKLISTLGGTGLALSSKCEEKELASKFLEFAGSLDVQKGIFFDNGGQPGHRKAWTDQRVNSKCMDFFRDTLPALDRAFLRPRYNGHMYFQDRAGAPIREFMMKGGDSKVLLTQLNELYIKSLTQND, from the coding sequence ATGAAAAAATTAAAAGGAATTACTTGGAACCACAGCCGTGGATTTACTTCAATAGTAGCGGTTTCACAACGTTTCGAAGAACTTTATCCTGATGTACAAATTTCTTGGGAGAAAAGGTCGCTTCAAGCTTTCGCTGATGAACCTATAGATCAATTAGCAGAAAGATATGACTTCCTTATCATCGATCATCCTTGGGCCGGTTTTGCTGCCCGTACTCAAGTGATCATGCCCCTTGATACATTACTTCCACAAGCTTTTATGAAAGATCTGGAAGAAAATACTGTAGGTCGATCTCACGAAAGTTATGCCTACAATAATCATCAATGGGCTTTGGCTATAGATGCGGCAACACCTGTCGCATCCAGCCGTCCAGATCTTTTCGAGAAAGAAGGGCTAAAATTCCCAGAAACTTGGGATGATTTAGTGGAGTTATCAAAAACTGGAAAAGTGGCTATTCCTGGTATTCCTCAAGATACATTAATGAGTTTCTACATGGTTTGCTCTACTTTAGGAGAAAATGTATGTGAGACAAAAGACTATGTTGTTTCAGAAGAAATTGGATTAAAAGCCCTCGAGATGCTTAGAGATCTAGGGGAAAACATCAAAGAAGAAAGTTACGATTGGAACCCTATTAAAGTTTGTGAGGCCATGACCAAAACTGACGATTATGTGTACGCTCCTTTCGGATATGGATATACTAATTACTCAAGAGAAGGTTATGCTCGCGTTCCATTAAAGTATCATGATTTGGTAGCCATCAACAATCAAAAACTGATTAGTACGTTGGGTGGAACCGGCTTGGCTTTGTCTTCTAAATGTGAAGAAAAAGAATTGGCATCGAAGTTCTTGGAGTTTGCTGGTTCTTTAGATGTTCAAAAGGGAATTTTCTTTGATAATGGCGGACAGCCGGGACATAGAAAAGCATGGACAGATCAGAGAGTGAACAGCAAATGTATGGATTTCTTTAGAGATACACTTCCGGCTTTGGATCGTGCGTTCTTAAGACCTCGCTACAATGGTCATATGTACTTCCAAGATAGAGCAGGTGCCCCAATTCGTGAGTTCATGATGAAGGGTGGTGATTCTAAAGTGCTCTTGACTCAATTAAATGAATTATACATCAAATCGCTTACTCAAAATGACTAA
- a CDS encoding cupin domain-containing protein — MLTSSVLKNIEFNSQRPVVNVLFETNFTKEIRIAMESGVEMKEHKTQYPIVVELVDGKLDFGVEGEIHHLEKGDILALDGGIPHNLIAKENSIVRLTLTKYDTSDRVKDVASK; from the coding sequence ATGCTAACATCATCTGTATTAAAAAACATAGAATTCAACTCACAAAGACCTGTTGTAAACGTATTGTTTGAAACGAATTTTACCAAAGAGATTCGTATTGCAATGGAGAGTGGGGTCGAAATGAAAGAACATAAAACACAATATCCTATTGTTGTAGAATTAGTAGATGGTAAGCTAGATTTTGGAGTAGAAGGAGAAATTCATCATTTAGAGAAAGGAGATATTTTAGCTTTAGATGGAGGTATTCCTCATAATTTAATTGCCAAAGAAAATAGCATAGTTCGTTTAACCCTTACAAAATACGATACATCGGATAGAGTAAAAGATGTAGCTTCTAAATAA
- a CDS encoding alpha/beta fold hydrolase, translated as MKLCPHQLVFVIIFLFSGVLFGQDYRPIDEVIHVSNNHETMPVKVHGNMNAKTLLLVVHGGPGSSVDDYRTFNGKTGLQLVEKSTLVAYWQQRGAGDSKGVDDKKYYTIDQYVSDLDHVVDEMHEVFPHKKIVLFGHSWGGMLSSSYLSLPEHRAKISAWIDAAGVTDGTKLLEYAFDDVDAVVKEHLTQEENLDFWKDVAKQKTPQNSSLLAYYILDKMPDAHRYVNIEKMQWSERAIASNNSLIPEVLLTNNNQNMEALDFPILLIWGKYDYCVSKKLRDELIEHLDAEKITSVELPHSGHYMMMNEPELFSKKVGEFLDKI; from the coding sequence ATGAAACTATGTCCACACCAACTGGTATTTGTGATCATTTTTTTATTTAGTGGAGTGTTATTTGGTCAGGATTATCGCCCAATAGATGAGGTGATTCATGTATCAAATAATCATGAGACCATGCCGGTAAAAGTACATGGAAATATGAATGCTAAAACACTGCTTTTAGTTGTACATGGAGGTCCTGGAAGTTCGGTAGATGACTACCGTACGTTTAATGGAAAAACAGGGCTTCAGTTAGTAGAGAAAAGCACCCTCGTGGCTTATTGGCAACAAAGAGGGGCAGGAGACTCCAAAGGAGTAGACGATAAAAAGTATTATACCATAGATCAATATGTATCTGATTTGGATCATGTAGTAGATGAGATGCACGAAGTATTTCCTCATAAAAAAATTGTTCTTTTTGGACATAGTTGGGGAGGGATGCTCAGTTCATCTTATTTGTCATTACCAGAACATAGAGCAAAGATTTCTGCATGGATAGATGCAGCGGGAGTTACCGACGGTACGAAGTTATTAGAATATGCTTTTGATGATGTTGATGCCGTAGTAAAGGAACATTTGACACAAGAAGAAAACTTAGATTTTTGGAAGGATGTAGCAAAGCAGAAAACACCTCAAAATTCTTCTCTTTTGGCATATTACATTTTAGATAAAATGCCTGATGCTCATCGTTATGTAAACATCGAAAAAATGCAATGGTCCGAGAGAGCAATTGCCTCAAACAATTCACTTATTCCTGAAGTGCTCCTAACGAACAATAATCAAAACATGGAAGCATTGGATTTCCCTATTTTATTGATTTGGGGTAAATACGATTATTGTGTATCTAAAAAACTGAGAGATGAATTAATTGAGCATTTAGATGCAGAAAAAATTACTTCTGTAGAACTTCCTCATTCGGGACATTATATGATGATGAATGAACCTGAATTATTTTCGAAGAAAGTAGGAGAGTTTCTAGATAAAATATAG